In Aegilops tauschii subsp. strangulata cultivar AL8/78 chromosome 3, Aet v6.0, whole genome shotgun sequence, one genomic interval encodes:
- the LOC109757745 gene encoding stress enhanced protein 1, chloroplastic encodes MALLSILRSSPLAVPAASSRRPPNHGVHLLRVSTRAAPSLSVRCEQSSKPGGGSVVDVWASRLAMMSFAAAVVAEVSTGKGFVENFGVATPAPALALVVTALVIGLAVLFIVRSGAQD; translated from the exons ATGGCGCTCCTCTCCATCCTACGCTCGTCTCCGCTGGCCGTCCCCGCGGCCTCTTCTCGCCGCCCACCCAACCACGGCGTCCACCTACTACGCGTCAGCACCAGGGCCGCGCCGTCTCTGTCTGTGAGGTGCGAGCAGAGCAGCAAGCCGGGCGGCGGCAGCGTCGTCGACGTGTGGGCGAGCCGCCTGGCCATGATGAGCTTCGCCGCGGCGGTCGTCGCCGAGGTGTCCACCGGCAAGGGCTTCGTGGAG AACTTCGGCGTGGCAACACCGGCGCCGGCGTTGGCACTGGTGGTGACGGCGCTCGTCATCGGCCTGGCCGTCCTCTTCATCGTCAGGTCGGGAGCGCAAGATTGA
- the LOC109757734 gene encoding F-box only protein 6, with amino-acid sequence MGEVAALRQLVGQVQELWDLYGAVHAHAHGPIPRWYLLDFEHGSVKDDYCGERTGYNSELLKIMEANQSPPRKRPRRDRNREKASFLNSAEAMKLDIWSEFPEDLFETVIARLPVAAIFRFRSVCRKWCSLVGSDNFSQQYSEVPQGMPWFYTITHENGNNNVAMYDPSLNKWHHPSVPLAPANIVMPVASAGGLVCLLDLSHRNFYICNPLTQSLKEIPPRSVQAWSRVSVGMVLNGRSSNEGYKVMWLRNDGNHEVYDSVQNMWSQPGEFPPSIKLPLALNFRSQPVAVGSTLYFMCSEPEGVLSYDVSTGIWIHFIIPLPLHLTDHTLAEFQGKIMLVGLLCKNAATCVCIWELQKMTLLWKEVDRMPNIWCLEFYGKHMRMTCLGNSGLLMLSLKAKRMNRLVMYNLVSKEWQKVPDCMLPCSRKKQWIACGTAFGPCPSASP; translated from the exons atgggGGAGGTGGCGGCGCTGCGGCAGCTGGTCGGCCAGGTGCAGGAGCTCTGGGACCTCTACGGCGCCGTCCACGCCCACGCCCACGGCCCCATCCCCAG GTGGTATTTACTTGACTTTGAGCATGGTTCGGTCAAGGATGATTATTGTGGAGAAAGGACTGGGTACAACTCGGAATTATTGAAGATCATGGAAGCTAACCAATCTCCTCCTCGCAAGCGACCACGCAGAGACAGAAACCGAGAGAAAGCATCCTTCCTGAACTCGGCTGAAGCAATGAAGCTAGATATTTGGAGCGAGTTCCCTGAAGACCTTTTTGAAACTGTCATTGCAAGGCTTCCAGTGGCTGCAATTTTCCGATTCCGCTCTGTTTGCCGGAAGTGGTGTTCTCTGGTAGGCTCAGACAATTTCTCTCAGCAGTACTCTGAAGTCCCACAGGGAATGCCATGGTTCTATACAATCACACATGAGAATGGCAACAACAATGTAGCGATGTATGACCCTTCGCTAAACAAGTGGCACCACCCTTCTGTTCCCCTTGCTCCTGCAAACATAGTAATGCCAGTGGCATCTGCAGGTGGCCTTGTGTGCTTATTGGATCTTAGCCACAGGAACTTCTACATATGCAACCCTCTTACACAATCACTAAAGGAAATTCCTCCCAGGTCAGTCCAGGCATGGTCAAGAGTGTCAGTGGGGATGGTGCTGAATGGAAGAAGTTCTAATGAGGGTTACAAAGTGATGTGGTTGCGAAATGATGGAAATCATGAAGTTTACGACTCAGTGCAGAATATGTGGTCTCAGCCAGGCGAGTTTCCTCCAAGCATCAAGCTCCCACTTGCTCTAAATTTCAGGTCACAGCCAGTCGCGGTTGGCAGCACGCTGTACTTCATGTGCTCAGAACCCGAGGGTGTTTTGTCATATGATGTAAGCACTGGGATTTGGATTCATTTCATCATCCCGCTGCCGCTGCATCTGACTGACCACACACTTGCCGAGTTCCAGGGGAAGATCATGCTTGTGGGTCTGCTGTGCAAGAACGCAGCAACCTGCGTCTGCATCTGGGAGTTGCAGAAGATGACTCTCCTCTGGAAGGAGGTGGACAGAATGCCAAATATCTGGTGCTTAGAGTTCTACGGTAAGCACATGAGGATGACCTGCCTGGGCAACAGCGGCTTGCTCATGCTCTCCTTGAAGGCGAAGCGGATGAACCGCCTCGTGATGTACAACCTTGTGAGCAAAGAGTGGCAGAAGGTTCCTGACTGCATGCTCCCTTGCAGCCGCAAGAAGCAGTGGATAGCATGTGGCACGGCATTCGGTCCGTGCCCCTCTGCCTCGCCCTGA